A portion of the Candidatus Eremiobacteraceae bacterium genome contains these proteins:
- the nadA gene encoding quinolinate synthase NadA yields the protein MAFALPADDGTQPREITPEVLAVQRRIRELAVAKNAVVLAHIYQRGEVQEVADFIGDSLNLSREASRTKADIIVFCGVHFMAETAKLLSPNKLVLLPDMKAGCGMADMITGDQARAFKAQYPGRPLVSYVNTFAEVKAESDICCTSTNAAAVVQSLPDREVLFAPDKFLGAWVQKHTPDKKLILWDGYCPTHFVIRPSMVEARKKLSPDALVLAHPECSPEVLEMADFVGSTQGLMDFAARSDHREFIVLTESGLLLRLKEQHPEKRFYSIAPCPHCPYMKFVELEKVLACLEEERNPIEIPTATMLRARTSIERMMAVV from the coding sequence ATGGCCTTTGCGCTACCCGCCGACGACGGCACTCAACCGCGCGAAATCACACCCGAAGTTCTCGCCGTGCAGCGGCGAATCCGCGAGTTGGCTGTTGCCAAGAACGCAGTCGTACTTGCGCACATCTACCAGCGCGGCGAAGTCCAGGAAGTCGCCGACTTCATCGGCGATTCGTTGAATCTGAGCCGTGAGGCATCGCGAACCAAGGCCGACATCATCGTTTTTTGCGGCGTGCACTTCATGGCCGAAACCGCAAAGCTGCTGAGCCCGAACAAGCTCGTCTTGCTACCCGACATGAAAGCCGGCTGCGGCATGGCGGACATGATCACAGGCGATCAGGCGCGGGCGTTCAAGGCCCAGTATCCGGGCCGTCCGCTGGTGAGTTACGTCAACACATTCGCCGAGGTGAAGGCCGAATCGGATATCTGCTGCACCTCCACGAACGCCGCCGCAGTGGTGCAGTCGCTGCCCGATCGCGAAGTTTTGTTCGCGCCGGATAAGTTCTTAGGCGCGTGGGTGCAAAAGCATACTCCCGACAAGAAGCTCATCCTGTGGGATGGCTACTGTCCCACGCACTTCGTCATCAGACCGTCAATGGTCGAAGCGCGCAAGAAGCTCTCACCCGATGCGCTGGTTCTCGCACATCCCGAGTGCTCGCCGGAAGTGCTGGAGATGGCCGATTTCGTAGGCTCTACGCAGGGCTTGATGGATTTCGCCGCGCGCAGCGATCATCGCGAATTTATCGTATTGACGGAGTCAGGTTTGCTCCTACGGTTGAAGGAACAACATCCCGAGAAGCGATTCTATTCGATCGCGCCTTGCCCGCATTGTCCGTACATGAAATTCGTCGAACTCGAGAAAGTGCTTGCGTGCCTCGAAGAAGAGCGCAATCCAATCGAGATCCCCAC
- a CDS encoding phosphodiesterase has product MERKPYFIQLSDTHLFADPAARLWNVAPDARLDAVIDSLASTSPDPEFVIVTGDCSADGSPESYRRLREKIARLSANVYYIPGNHDDSPFMARYLADRTLARFEKFTQVFDACGWRFVLLDSSVAGEDGGSIGNDQRDWLRSQLARDPKMPTVVAMHHNPLPVGSRWLDTMTISDAPALLAVLDTAPQVKLVIFGHVHQEFEARRGSTLYTSAPSTFFQFKPRSAEFGQDESRKPGARIVRLGHEGIAGTIVRVAMEGRRAS; this is encoded by the coding sequence GTGGAACGAAAACCGTATTTCATCCAGTTGTCCGATACACATCTCTTCGCCGACCCGGCCGCCCGGTTGTGGAACGTCGCACCCGACGCACGCTTGGACGCCGTCATCGATTCGCTTGCTTCCACGTCGCCCGATCCCGAATTTGTCATCGTCACGGGCGACTGCTCGGCCGACGGCAGCCCGGAATCGTATAGACGCCTGCGCGAGAAGATCGCACGTCTATCGGCCAACGTCTATTACATTCCGGGGAATCACGACGACTCACCGTTCATGGCGCGTTATCTCGCGGACCGGACCCTTGCGCGCTTCGAAAAGTTCACTCAAGTGTTCGACGCCTGCGGCTGGCGCTTCGTCTTGCTCGACAGTTCGGTGGCTGGCGAAGACGGCGGTTCGATCGGCAACGACCAACGCGACTGGCTGCGCTCGCAGTTGGCGCGCGACCCAAAAATGCCGACCGTCGTCGCGATGCACCACAATCCATTGCCCGTCGGATCGCGATGGCTTGACACGATGACGATCTCGGACGCCCCCGCGCTCCTGGCGGTGCTCGACACGGCCCCCCAGGTGAAACTCGTGATCTTCGGCCACGTACACCAAGAGTTCGAAGCCCGAAGAGGCTCGACTCTCTATACAAGCGCTCCGTCGACATTTTTCCAGTTTAAGCCGCGTTCGGCTGAATTCGGTCAAGACGAGTCGCGCAAACCAGGGGCGC